Proteins from one Candidatus Cloacimonadaceae bacterium genomic window:
- a CDS encoding FlgD immunoglobulin-like domain containing protein, producing the protein MQDGVETEYSGIGNLYVTPRFADAANGDFSLAWDNDGPSPCINAGYPGANNDLRDPDGTLPDIGSHYIPHHQKTYRFDRPSTPQQNNIFWMSFPVVDDRTRIDEQDWNELGYMFMGHMENAPYSSQLAEIAWNYPDDSGTMEYRLGNWINSDQRAIPPKGYKLKFNPGYIDPVEVSGFKSDALTTPVLWRAAQNGVSFESWIGYFVPYTQRAGDAFSKVIPGSSGRTYLHHIHTIKTQTWSASRIRQEYGSAWIINPNRYTFSEGAMAVVHLLPDAPQEMYWNTTPYSSAAVVRASAENFTFAEKLDYLPIYIELDREDLPAEVGIFVNGICKGAAVPDSSLFSLNYYYDNAKSEAEIEIAFYYEGKGKKIMQDWTVYNPERMVFEKTALKANQIRDYAYLSFAKGADTPLFPINTELHRNFPNPFNPETKIAFTLAQAMPVTLEIYNVKGQKLKTLISNAQFATGKHSVNWNGRDDNNRPVASGLYFSRLRTPAGNYVQKMTLMK; encoded by the coding sequence ATGCAAGACGGGGTGGAAACCGAGTATTCCGGCATCGGGAATTTATATGTGACGCCCAGATTTGCCGATGCGGCAAATGGAGACTTTAGCTTGGCATGGGATAACGATGGACCCAGCCCCTGCATCAATGCGGGATATCCCGGTGCGAATAATGATCTGCGCGATCCGGATGGTACCTTGCCGGATATCGGTAGCCATTACATTCCGCATCATCAAAAGACCTACCGTTTTGACCGTCCTTCAACCCCCCAACAAAATAACATCTTCTGGATGTCTTTTCCGGTGGTCGATGACCGCACTCGCATAGACGAACAAGACTGGAACGAACTGGGTTATATGTTTATGGGGCATATGGAGAATGCGCCATATTCTTCACAGCTTGCTGAGATAGCATGGAATTATCCTGATGACTCGGGGACGATGGAATATCGATTGGGTAATTGGATCAACAGCGACCAGCGGGCGATACCCCCCAAAGGCTACAAACTGAAGTTTAACCCCGGTTATATCGATCCGGTGGAAGTGTCCGGGTTCAAATCGGATGCGCTCACTACTCCGGTATTGTGGAGAGCCGCGCAAAATGGTGTTTCCTTTGAAAGCTGGATCGGCTACTTTGTTCCTTATACACAGAGAGCGGGGGATGCTTTTTCGAAAGTGATCCCCGGATCATCCGGCAGAACCTATCTGCATCATATCCATACCATAAAAACTCAGACTTGGTCAGCTTCCAGAATCCGGCAGGAATACGGCAGTGCCTGGATCATCAACCCCAACCGCTACACCTTTTCCGAAGGGGCGATGGCGGTCGTCCATTTATTACCCGATGCTCCGCAGGAAATGTATTGGAACACGACACCATACTCGTCGGCTGCGGTCGTCAGAGCAAGCGCCGAAAACTTCACTTTTGCCGAAAAGCTGGATTACCTGCCGATCTATATCGAGCTTGATCGCGAAGATCTGCCAGCGGAAGTGGGCATCTTCGTCAATGGCATCTGCAAAGGCGCCGCCGTGCCGGATAGTAGCCTGTTTAGCCTGAATTACTATTACGATAATGCCAAGAGCGAGGCGGAGATCGAGATTGCCTTCTATTATGAAGGTAAAGGTAAGAAAATTATGCAGGATTGGACGGTGTATAACCCCGAGCGGATGGTTTTTGAAAAAACCGCGCTGAAAGCAAATCAGATCCGTGACTATGCCTATCTATCCTTTGCCAAGGGCGCAGACACCCCACTGTTTCCCATCAATACCGAATTGCACCGGAACTTTCCCAATCCCTTCAATCCGGAGACGAAGATAGCCTTTACCCTGGCACAGGCAATGCCGGTTACCTTGGAAATCTATAACGTCAAAGGACAGAAACTGAAAACACTGATCAGCAACGCCCAGTTTGCCACCGGCAAACACAGCGTGAACTGGAACGGCAGAGACGACAATAACCGTCCGGTTGCCTCGGGTCTCTATTTCAGCCGACTCCGCACTCCCGCAGGCAATTACGTCCAAAAAATGACTCTTATGAAATGA